Proteins from a genomic interval of Alosa alosa isolate M-15738 ecotype Scorff River chromosome 8, AALO_Geno_1.1, whole genome shotgun sequence:
- the gjd2b gene encoding gap junction protein delta 2b — MTMGEWTILERLLEAAVQQHSTMIGRILLTVVVIFRILIVAIVGETVYDDEQSMFVCNTLQPGCNQACYDKAFPISHIRYWVFQIIMVCTPSLCFITYSVHQSAKQKERRFSTVYLSLDKDQDSMKRDDSKKIKNTIVNGVLQNTENSTKESETDCLEVKEMPSSVMRTTKSKMRRQEGISRFYIIQVVFRNALEIGFLVGQYFLYGFNVPAVYECDRYPCIKDVECYVSRPTEKTVFLVFMFAVSGICVVLNLAELNHLGWRKIKTAVRGVQARRKSIYEIRNKDLPRMSMPNFGRTQSSDSAYV, encoded by the exons ATGACAATGGGGGAATGGACGATACTAGAGCGGCTGTTAGAGGCTGCTGTCCAGCAGCACTCTACTATGATCGGAAG GATCCTACTAACAGTGGTAGTGATCTTCCGGATTCTAATAGTTGCTATAGTGGGAGAGACGGTGTACGACGACGAGCAGTCCATGTTCGTGTGTAACACGCTACAGCCAGGCTGCAATCAGGCTTGCTACGACAAAGCATTCCCAATATCCCACATCAGATACTGGGTATTCCAGATCATCATGGTGTGCACCCCCAGTCTCTGTTTTATCACCTACTCCGTGCACCAGTCGGCAAAGCAGAAGGAGCGGAGGTTCTCCACTGTTTACCTTTCTCTGGACAAGGACCAGGATTCTATGAAAAGAGACGACAGTAAAAAGATCAAGAACACAATTGTGAACGGAGTATTACAGAACACGGAGAACTCAACAAAAGAATCCGAGACGGATTGTCTTGAAGTGAAGGAGATGCCTAGTTCAGTCATGAGAACTACCAAGTCCAAAATGAGACGTCAAGAAGGCATCTCAAGATTCTACATCATCCAGGTCGTTTTTCGAAACGCGCTAGAGATAGGGTTTTTAGTGGGTCAATACTTCCTCTACGGATTCAATGTCCCTGCCGTGTATGAATGTGATCGATACCCCTGCATCAAAGATGTTGAGTGCTACGTTTCAAGACCAACGGAGAAGACCGTGTTTCTGGTCTTCATGTTCGCCGTCAGTGGGATATGTGTGGTCCTGAACCTCGCAGAACTCAACCACCTTGGCTGGAGGAAAATCAAAACAGCTGTGAGGGGTGTACAGGCTAGGAGAAAGTCAATTTACGAGATCAGAAACAAAGACTTGCCGCGAATGAGCATGCCCAATTTCGGTCGCACTCAGTCGAGTGACTCCGCCTATGTGTAG